The Ascochyta rabiei chromosome 10, complete sequence genome has a window encoding:
- a CDS encoding Sphingolipid 8-(E)-desaturase: MTRQNAISALEIEQLVAHGEPVVIHEGYALNISTWIDNHPGGRLAILHMVGRDATDEINIYHSKKALLMMKQYRIGRVEEPWMNLEPPIRAAKHHSDSDLDEKADFTADDRRSRRSVDLGSVAATLTKKLIPVDGCANTCRSRTPDPEKQPLLRSEPTLPLRFDKVAHRMQYATEMEEKEIMEGRRDNPSLDAETQRQIILDYRELHEQVKAEGLYQCNYSAYGWESLRYGALFAAFAYLLYSKWYLTSALFLGLFWQQIMFTAHDAGHRGISGNFVVDTLIGAFIADFCCGLSIGWWKSSHNVHHLITNMPEHDPDIQNTPLFSTSPTYMKGIVSTFYKDFEFKWDAACEVMLPYQKYTYYPVMALARFNLYLLSWCHLCSPRAAQLGAAWWTRPVELAFMACYWFIFGYLLVWCTLPSWPVRIGFVLISHLVTMILHVQITLSHWGMPTSDLGPTESFPQRQMRTTMDVDCPAWLDWVHGGLQFQAVHHLFPRVPRHNLRRGQELVREFSKKTGVNYHCYGFVEGNKVVLSRLEEVGNMVKMMVHCQKDMAETGESGLH, encoded by the exons ATGACACGGCAAAACGCCATTTCCGCCCTGGAGATTGAGCAGTTAGTTGCCCACGGTGAGCCGGTCGTCATTCACGAGGGATACGCCCTAAACATCTCGACGTGGATCGATAACCACCCTGGCGGCCGCCTGGCCATCTTGCACATGGTAGGCAGAGATGCCACAGACGAGATCAACAT CTACCACTCCAAAAAGGCCCTTCTCATGATGAAGCAGTACCGCATTGGCCGCGTAGAAGAACCGTGGATGAACCTGGAGCCTCCCATTCGTGCCGCAAAGCACCACTCCGACTCAGATCTCGACGAGAAGGCCGACTTCACAGCTGATGATAGACGGTCAAGGCGGAGTGTCGACCTGGGCTCC GTGGCTGCCACCTTAACCAAGAAGCTGATTCCTGTCGACGGCTGCGCCAACACGTGCAGATCTCGCACACCAGACCCAGAGAAGCAGCCTCTCTTACGATCCGAACCGACCCTGCCTCTTCGATTCGACAAGGTCGCACACCGAATGCAGTATGCTACCGAGatggaagagaaggaaatcATGGAGGGCAGAAGGGACAATCCATCTCTGGACGCCGAGACGCAACGACAGATCATATTAGACTACCGCGAGCTGCACGAGCAGGTCAAGGCGGAAGGCTTGTACCAGTGCAACTACTCAGCATACGGCTGGGAGTCTCTTCGCTACGGCGCTCTGTTCGCTGCGTTCGCATACCTGCTCTACAGCAAGTGGTATCTCACATCTGCCCTTTTCCTCGGCTTGTTCTGG CAACAGATCATGTTCACAGCGCACGACGCGGGCCACCGTGGCATCTCAGGCAACTTTGTCGTCGACACACTCATCGGCGCCTTCATCGCTGACTTCTGCTGCGGTCTCTCGATCGGCTGGTGGAAGTCCTCCCACAATGTCCATCACCTCATTACCAACATGCCCGAGCACGATCCCGATATCCAAAACACCCCCCTCTTCTCTACCTCTCCGACCTACATGAAAGGCATCGTCTCTACCTTCTACAAGGACTTTGAGTTCAAGTGGGATGCGGCGTGCGAGGTGATGCTGCCCTACCAGAAGTACACGTACTACCCCGTCATGGCGCTTGCACGATTCAACCTGTATCTGCTCAGCTGGTGCCACTTGTGCTCACCGCGCGCGGCACAACTCGGCGCCGCATGGTGGACGCGTCCTGTAGAGCTAGCCTTTATGGCCTGCTACTGGTTCATCTTCGGCTACCTGCTTGTGTGGTGCACCCTCCCCAGCTGGCCGGTCCGCATCGGTTTCGTGCTCATCTCGCACCTGGTCACCATGATTCTGCACGTCCAAATCACCCTCTCCCACTGGGGCATGCCCACCTCAGATCTCGGCCCCACAGAGTCCTTCCCTCAGCGTCAGATGCGCACCACCATGGACGTCGACTGTCCTGCGTGGCTGGACTGGGTCCACGGTGGTCTGCAGTTCCAGGCTGTGCACCATCTTTTCCCGCGTGTCCCGAGGCATAACCTGCGCAGAGGCCAGGAGCTTGTCAGGGAGTTCAGCAAGAAGACCGGCGTGAACTATCACTGCTACGGGTTTGTCGAGGGCAACAAGGTCGTCCTCAGCAGGCTGGAAGAGGTGGGCAATATGGTCAAGATGATGGTGCACTGCCAGAAAGACATGGCAGAGACGGGCGAGAGCGGTTTACACTGA